Proteins from a single region of Aerococcus viridans:
- a CDS encoding YihY/virulence factor BrkB family protein, whose protein sequence is MKDKLKDRIIPMTLASVNQANIAGSAAEMSYYFLLSLFPLLMMIANIIPMLPFDPDSVVGLLETLLPDQVEPIIVPTLESYLSSDTTGALSVSFILILWSGSTAFGTVQNILNRTYGITDKPNFIISRLFSFAIAFVLVIFAVALSVLFVFGQTLLEAVNQFIDVPMQLFDIFTSVKWPILLLVLILVFTFIYQFIPHHKYPLKFAVPGAVVATLLSAVLSSGFSFYVNNFGGSSVSNGTIGVFIVLMIYLWLTSIVLIAGAMINHIIYRLNNVEEFIDSSPNYHTTTSAGFPFMDKKTIAIGALKRQPGDIVISDNPARPQGNRD, encoded by the coding sequence GTGAAAGACAAATTGAAAGATCGAATTATTCCAATGACCTTAGCCTCGGTTAATCAGGCAAATATTGCTGGTAGTGCTGCAGAAATGTCCTATTACTTTCTACTATCTCTGTTCCCGCTATTGATGATGATTGCCAACATTATACCGATGTTACCGTTTGATCCAGATTCAGTTGTTGGATTACTTGAAACGTTATTACCTGACCAAGTGGAGCCTATAATTGTGCCTACATTGGAGTCTTACCTATCATCAGATACAACTGGTGCGCTTTCTGTTTCCTTCATATTGATTCTATGGTCTGGATCTACGGCTTTCGGAACCGTACAAAATATTTTAAACAGGACCTATGGCATTACAGATAAACCGAATTTTATTATTTCGCGCTTATTCTCCTTCGCCATTGCCTTCGTTTTAGTTATATTTGCTGTGGCATTAAGTGTCCTGTTCGTATTTGGACAAACACTTTTAGAAGCAGTAAACCAATTCATAGACGTGCCAATGCAATTGTTTGATATTTTTACCAGTGTAAAATGGCCAATTCTATTGCTTGTTTTGATTCTGGTATTTACTTTTATTTACCAATTTATTCCACATCACAAGTATCCGCTTAAGTTCGCGGTACCAGGAGCGGTTGTAGCGACACTGCTTTCAGCTGTTCTGTCGAGTGGATTTTCATTCTATGTGAATAATTTTGGTGGTTCATCAGTTTCAAACGGGACTATCGGGGTATTCATTGTATTAATGATCTACCTTTGGTTAACATCAATCGTGTTAATTGCAGGTGCCATGATTAACCATATTATCTACCGTTTAAACAATGTGGAAGAATTCATCGATTCAAGTCCAAACTACCATACAACAACCTCTGCGGGTTTCCCTTTTATGGATAAAAAGACAATCGCAATAGGTGCATTAAAGCGTCAACCAGGAGATATCGTTATTTCGGATAATCCTGCACGACCACAAGGAAATAGAGATTAA
- a CDS encoding TlyA family RNA methyltransferase → MEKERADILVVRQGLADSREKAKRFIMAGQIYTEKALRVDKPGEKLPVTTQLTLKGEDVPYVSRGGFKLIKAMESFDIDFTEKKVLDIGSSTGGFTDVALQNGASMSYALDVGTNQLDWKLRSDDRVVVMEQTNFRYSKPEDFVAGQPDIATIDVSFISLDLILPPLRPILKFNGQVAALVKPQFEAGKDKVGKKGIVRDKKVHRDVIEHTMQTAIGFGYDVSGLTYSPITGGTGNIEFLMLLTNTEGEPGQIDPAINIDAVIEEAHSVFH, encoded by the coding sequence ATGGAGAAAGAAAGAGCGGATATTTTAGTCGTTCGCCAAGGATTAGCGGATTCGCGTGAAAAGGCCAAACGATTTATTATGGCGGGACAAATTTATACTGAAAAAGCCTTACGGGTGGATAAACCGGGTGAAAAGTTACCGGTAACGACGCAATTGACTTTAAAAGGGGAAGATGTGCCATATGTATCTCGTGGAGGCTTTAAATTAATTAAAGCCATGGAGTCTTTTGACATCGACTTTACCGAGAAGAAAGTGCTAGATATTGGCTCATCAACTGGTGGATTTACAGATGTTGCCTTACAAAATGGGGCCAGTATGTCTTACGCCCTGGACGTTGGAACCAATCAACTAGACTGGAAATTACGTTCTGATGACAGAGTTGTGGTGATGGAACAAACGAATTTCCGTTATTCGAAGCCTGAAGACTTTGTAGCCGGACAACCAGATATCGCAACGATTGATGTATCCTTCATCTCTTTAGATTTGATTTTACCACCTTTACGCCCGATTCTTAAATTCAATGGGCAAGTGGCTGCATTAGTAAAACCACAATTTGAAGCTGGTAAAGATAAAGTTGGTAAAAAAGGGATCGTTCGGGATAAAAAAGTCCATAGAGATGTGATTGAACATACCATGCAAACAGCAATTGGATTTGGTTACGATGTTTCAGGTTTAACTTATTCACCAATTACTGGTGGTACTGGGAATATTGAATTTTTAATGCTACTAACGAATACAGAAGGTGAGCCTGGCCAAATTGATCCCGCAATAAATATTGATGCGGTCATCGAAGAGGCCCATTCAGTGTTTCATTAA
- the miaA gene encoding tRNA (adenosine(37)-N6)-dimethylallyltransferase MiaA, whose translation MKPKMIVIAGPTGVGKTSLSLKLAKNFNGEIINGDSMQIYQNLDIGTATPTESEQAQAVHHLVSYVKVDEEYSASRFKEDAKSAMEAILAKGKVPILVGGTGLYLESFIYDLSLGGKDLEHPEFRAQMETLAQMEGNEAVYQKLVNLDPKAADQIHPNNLRRVIRALEVGTFSDRLFSDQSETHENHVSPYDLLVIALNADRQVLYERINMRVDDMINQGLIEETKWLLAQNLDENQQSMKAIGYKELFPYIRGEMPLELALEDLKQNSRRYAKRQITWIKNRLTDAHWLDLVTHPENLQQVLKLVEDFLNVTSLP comes from the coding sequence ATGAAGCCTAAAATGATAGTGATTGCTGGGCCTACGGGTGTAGGGAAGACCAGTTTATCTTTAAAATTAGCCAAAAATTTTAATGGCGAAATTATTAACGGTGATTCCATGCAAATCTACCAAAATCTAGATATCGGGACAGCAACACCGACTGAAAGTGAGCAAGCGCAAGCTGTCCATCATTTAGTTTCCTATGTTAAAGTGGACGAGGAATACTCAGCTTCCCGCTTTAAAGAGGATGCTAAGTCGGCTATGGAGGCTATTTTGGCAAAAGGAAAAGTCCCTATATTAGTGGGGGGAACTGGCTTATACCTAGAATCCTTTATATATGACTTATCCTTGGGTGGTAAAGATTTGGAACATCCTGAATTCCGTGCGCAAATGGAAACCTTAGCGCAAATGGAAGGGAATGAAGCAGTCTACCAGAAATTGGTTAATTTAGACCCTAAAGCTGCAGACCAAATTCATCCCAATAATTTACGTAGAGTCATTCGGGCATTAGAAGTTGGGACTTTTTCGGACAGGCTATTTTCAGACCAATCGGAAACGCATGAGAATCATGTGTCGCCTTATGACTTGCTGGTTATCGCTTTAAATGCGGACCGACAAGTCTTATACGAAAGAATCAATATGCGGGTCGATGATATGATTAACCAAGGGCTTATTGAAGAAACGAAATGGTTGTTGGCGCAAAACTTAGATGAGAATCAACAATCAATGAAAGCTATCGGCTATAAGGAATTATTCCCTTATATTCGAGGTGAAATGCCACTTGAATTAGCGCTTGAAGATTTAAAGCAAAATTCAAGAAGGTATGCCAAACGACAAATAACATGGATCAAAAATCGATTAACAGATGCGCATTGGCTAGATTTAGTGACGCATCCTGAGAATTTGCAGCAGGTATTAAAGCTAGTAGAAGATTTTTTAAATGTGACTAGTTTGCCTTAA
- a CDS encoding bifunctional 5,10-methylenetetrahydrofolate dehydrogenase/5,10-methenyltetrahydrofolate cyclohydrolase: MIEIRSKEYVKVQTELLKQRVSELKDSGIHPKIVIILCGDDEASASYARTKTRFADKIGVTNELISCPSNTTTEELLAVIQQYNEDETVQGIMIEMPLPKQIDVQKINIAIDPDKDLDAIHPVHLGNLLAGNQSRVPNTPLSAITLMDEVNTTFRGKRAVMIGRSTIVGKPLAELMLQRGATVTLAHSQTENMAELTRSADIICVAVGIPKFLTEDMVSPGTTVIDIGTTYDENGKVTGDVDFENVAEKTHAITPVPGGVGPVTKLMVFKQMIDRLEEVTGIV, from the coding sequence ATGATAGAAATTCGTTCGAAAGAATATGTTAAAGTTCAAACTGAGTTATTGAAACAAAGAGTAAGTGAATTAAAAGATAGCGGCATTCACCCTAAAATAGTCATTATTCTTTGTGGTGATGATGAAGCGAGTGCGTCATATGCACGAACCAAGACAAGATTTGCTGACAAAATTGGCGTAACAAACGAGTTGATTTCTTGCCCAAGCAATACAACAACAGAAGAATTGTTGGCTGTAATCCAACAATATAATGAAGATGAAACAGTACAAGGTATAATGATTGAGATGCCTTTACCAAAACAAATTGACGTACAAAAAATTAATATTGCGATTGATCCAGATAAAGATTTAGATGCCATTCACCCAGTGCATTTAGGGAACCTATTAGCTGGTAATCAAAGTCGGGTACCGAATACACCACTTTCAGCAATCACCTTGATGGACGAAGTGAATACAACTTTTAGAGGGAAACGCGCTGTGATGATTGGCCGGTCTACAATCGTTGGAAAACCACTAGCAGAATTGATGTTACAACGTGGGGCTACGGTAACGCTTGCTCACAGTCAAACGGAAAATATGGCTGAATTAACGCGGTCTGCTGATATTATTTGTGTTGCCGTTGGTATTCCGAAATTTTTAACAGAAGATATGGTTTCACCAGGTACAACTGTGATTGATATTGGGACTACATATGACGAAAATGGTAAAGTTACTGGGGACGTAGATTTTGAAAATGTCGCTGAGAAAACCCATGCCATTACACCAGTGCCAGGCGGTGTTGGACCAGTCACCAAATTAATGGTATTTAAACAGATGATTGATAGATTAGAGGAAGTGACAGGTATTGTCTGA
- a CDS encoding ISL3 family transposase, giving the protein MSHITIIKQLCGILDNNIQIGVPEGMTLLPTEKYQDVNYIVVEGFLTYKPKACIQCGVKNTGSHDLIKHGFKPTIIRLPNSVSNPILLKLKKQRFYCKHCAQTFIAETPLVQKYCCISNSIKSQISSELVETQSMRLIAKRYHVSSPTVARILLKAGKGLSPKGNYLPSNLGIDEFKSTNRVANAMSAVLVDTHNRRLIDIIVDRKQASLIDYFASFTWAARSSVKTVSIDLYTPYLEVIRTSFPNAKIVIDRFHIVKLLNETINSVRIKAMNIVKDSRPSDYRKLKKQWKLLLKNAEDLNFTDTYYVRQFGEEISEQRIVDFLLNISPDLLVTYTLMNELKYAISTHNIELFDEILKSTRKITLPRRARRTIRTLQKFLPYIHNSLTYTVSNGPTEGINNKIKLIKRTGFGHANFFNLRARILVQFKLKYKHSNPAPSTYEAMAS; this is encoded by the coding sequence ATGTCCCATATAACTATTATAAAACAACTTTGCGGAATTCTCGACAATAATATTCAAATTGGTGTACCAGAGGGAATGACTCTGCTCCCAACTGAAAAGTATCAAGATGTGAATTATATAGTCGTTGAAGGCTTCTTAACCTACAAGCCTAAGGCTTGTATCCAATGTGGTGTAAAGAATACAGGAAGCCATGATCTGATTAAACATGGGTTTAAGCCTACAATTATAAGATTACCTAATTCAGTTTCAAATCCGATATTGCTAAAACTAAAGAAGCAACGATTTTATTGTAAACATTGCGCGCAAACCTTTATTGCTGAAACACCGTTAGTACAGAAATACTGCTGTATCTCAAACTCAATAAAAAGTCAGATAAGTTCAGAATTAGTTGAAACACAATCCATGCGATTAATCGCTAAACGATATCACGTGTCGTCTCCAACAGTCGCTAGGATTCTACTGAAAGCTGGTAAAGGACTATCACCAAAAGGAAACTATCTGCCTAGTAACCTTGGTATAGATGAGTTTAAATCTACTAATCGAGTAGCCAATGCGATGAGTGCTGTCCTTGTGGACACCCATAATAGAAGGTTGATTGATATTATTGTTGATCGGAAACAAGCTTCTCTAATCGATTACTTTGCTTCCTTTACTTGGGCTGCTAGAAGTAGTGTGAAAACTGTTTCTATCGATTTGTATACACCCTATCTTGAAGTAATACGTACTAGTTTTCCTAATGCTAAGATTGTAATTGATCGATTCCATATCGTGAAGTTACTAAATGAGACAATTAATTCTGTTCGTATTAAAGCTATGAATATCGTGAAAGATAGCCGACCATCTGACTACAGAAAACTTAAAAAACAATGGAAGTTGTTGCTAAAAAATGCTGAAGACTTAAATTTCACTGATACATATTATGTTCGCCAATTTGGTGAAGAAATTTCGGAACAGCGCATTGTTGATTTCTTATTGAATATTTCGCCGGATTTATTAGTAACATATACTCTAATGAATGAGCTTAAGTACGCAATTTCTACGCATAACATTGAGCTATTTGATGAAATATTGAAGAGCACAAGGAAAATAACCTTGCCTCGACGTGCGAGAAGAACTATCAGAACTTTACAGAAGTTTTTACCATATATCCATAATTCATTAACTTATACCGTCTCAAACGGACCTACCGAAGGTATTAATAATAAGATTAAATTAATTAAGCGTACTGGTTTCGGACATGCTAATTTCTTTAATTTACGCGCTAGAATACTAGTCCAATTCAAACTAAAATACAAACATTCAAACCCAGCGCCATCCACTTATGAAGCAATGGCAAGCTAA
- a CDS encoding exodeoxyribonuclease VII small subunit, which produces MAIDTSKLSFEEALEKLEAIVNQLQSGDIKLEESMDAFQDGMILSKYCSQTLENAEETMTKLMTENGQLEAFEEPTSQGDQ; this is translated from the coding sequence ATGGCTATCGATACCTCAAAACTATCGTTTGAAGAAGCGTTAGAAAAACTAGAAGCAATCGTCAATCAATTACAATCTGGCGATATCAAATTAGAAGAATCAATGGATGCTTTTCAAGACGGCATGATTCTAAGCAAATATTGCAGCCAAACTTTAGAAAACGCTGAAGAAACAATGACAAAATTGATGACAGAAAACGGTCAATTAGAAGCATTTGAAGAACCAACGAGTCAAGGTGACCAGTAA
- a CDS encoding polyprenyl synthetase family protein, translated as MDAAIFMENQLPVLDEAILKSIDQFGHAQPGQLKESMVYSLNTGGKRIRPMLLLATLKALDADIQTGLNTAIALEYIHTYSLIHDDLPAMDNDDYRRGKPTNHKAFDEATAILAGDSLLTDAFALVANDSKIENPQTKVNLIAELSKAAGSTGMIAGQIMDVNSEGKQVNLQSMQNIHKRKTGELIRYALFAGGQIAEASSEVAALLDDFAWTYGIAYQIQNDLQEVMWTDDARGKLNHSDAELDKNTYPSIMGTNGALTALSDKIESCKSILDQIQEIEPAFDVELLAGFLKYLKI; from the coding sequence ATGGATGCAGCTATTTTTATGGAAAACCAATTACCAGTCTTAGACGAAGCTATTTTGAAGTCTATTGATCAATTTGGTCACGCCCAACCTGGTCAATTGAAAGAATCAATGGTTTATTCATTAAATACAGGCGGTAAACGAATTCGACCGATGTTATTGTTGGCTACTTTAAAAGCGCTGGACGCTGACATTCAAACAGGGTTAAATACAGCTATTGCCTTAGAGTATATCCATACGTATTCTTTAATTCACGATGACCTACCAGCGATGGACAATGACGATTACCGCCGGGGTAAACCGACTAACCATAAAGCCTTTGATGAAGCGACAGCTATTCTTGCTGGCGACTCACTGCTAACCGATGCATTTGCTTTAGTCGCAAATGACTCAAAAATCGAAAATCCACAAACGAAAGTGAATTTGATTGCTGAATTATCAAAAGCAGCCGGTTCCACCGGTATGATTGCCGGGCAAATCATGGACGTTAATTCAGAAGGCAAACAAGTTAATTTGCAATCAATGCAAAATATCCATAAGCGCAAAACTGGTGAATTGATCCGCTATGCTTTATTTGCAGGGGGACAAATCGCTGAGGCTTCTAGTGAAGTTGCTGCTTTATTAGATGACTTTGCTTGGACATATGGGATTGCTTACCAAATCCAAAATGACTTACAAGAAGTGATGTGGACGGATGACGCGCGAGGTAAATTAAACCATTCTGATGCAGAACTAGATAAAAATACGTACCCATCAATAATGGGTACTAATGGTGCCTTGACAGCTTTATCTGATAAAATAGAATCATGTAAAAGTATATTAGACCAAATTCAAGAAATTGAACCAGCATTTGACGTAGAATTATTAGCTGGCTTCTTGAAATACTTAAAAATTTAA
- the hflX gene encoding GTPase HflX, with protein MQQVLLAAVQTPDISDRQFDMQIEELEELVNTAGGEVVGLVSQKRERFDTRTLIGKGKVEELAMHADANEADLIIFYQQLTPSQNNNLQQAVDFPVIDRIQLILDIFAMRATSKEGKLQVALAQNEYLLPRLAGNYNALSRLGGGIGTRGPGETKIEQDRRVLRNEIQRIKGELKEVEKHRSRTRENREKGAIFQLGLIGYTNAGKSTITNALTHADTLEENQLFATLTPLTRVFSLNNHFQMSITDTVGFIQDLPPQIIDSFHSTLEESRQVDLMLIVIDASSPYASEHEAVVLDTLKQLDMLDIPHLFVYNKMDKVANTNQAILAFNQPNVQISAKSEESIEELLAAIVNELKDQYDEVEIAVSPSQIGNWMGLQDHIYFEKMEFDEVSQQYELHLFKPKYLQLPKSE; from the coding sequence ATGCAACAAGTTTTATTAGCAGCAGTTCAGACACCTGACATTAGTGACCGCCAATTTGATATGCAAATTGAAGAGTTAGAGGAGTTAGTGAATACGGCAGGGGGAGAAGTGGTTGGGCTCGTTTCACAAAAACGGGAAAGATTTGACACAAGAACCCTAATTGGAAAGGGGAAAGTGGAAGAATTGGCCATGCATGCAGATGCAAATGAAGCTGATTTAATCATTTTCTACCAGCAATTAACGCCGTCACAAAATAACAACCTACAACAGGCAGTAGATTTCCCAGTGATTGACCGGATTCAATTAATTTTGGATATTTTCGCTATGCGGGCAACATCAAAAGAAGGTAAATTGCAAGTTGCCTTAGCACAGAACGAATACCTATTACCGCGTTTAGCAGGGAATTACAATGCCCTATCTAGGCTTGGTGGGGGGATTGGGACGAGAGGTCCTGGTGAAACGAAAATTGAGCAAGATCGTCGGGTGCTTCGTAACGAGATTCAACGCATCAAGGGTGAGTTGAAAGAAGTAGAGAAGCACCGTAGTCGGACTCGTGAGAACCGGGAAAAGGGTGCTATATTCCAATTGGGCTTAATTGGCTATACCAATGCCGGCAAGTCAACAATTACAAACGCCTTGACCCACGCGGATACCTTGGAAGAAAACCAATTATTCGCCACCTTAACTCCCTTAACACGGGTATTTTCACTCAACAATCATTTCCAAATGTCCATTACGGATACGGTAGGATTCATACAAGATTTACCCCCACAAATTATCGATTCATTCCATTCAACCTTGGAAGAAAGTCGTCAGGTAGATTTGATGTTGATTGTGATTGATGCGTCATCGCCGTATGCAAGCGAACATGAAGCGGTCGTCCTAGATACCTTGAAGCAATTAGATATGCTGGATATCCCACATCTATTCGTTTATAACAAGATGGATAAAGTAGCAAATACCAACCAAGCAATCTTGGCCTTTAATCAGCCAAACGTGCAGATTAGTGCCAAGTCTGAAGAAAGCATTGAAGAACTGTTAGCAGCCATCGTCAATGAATTGAAAGACCAATATGATGAAGTTGAAATTGCTGTTTCACCGAGTCAAATCGGTAATTGGATGGGACTGCAAGACCATATTTATTTTGAAAAGATGGAATTTGACGAAGTGTCTCAGCAATATGAATTGCATTTATTTAAACCCAAATATTTACAATTGCCTAAGTCTGAGTAA
- the recN gene encoding DNA repair protein RecN has protein sequence MLQHLTIKNFAIIEDLTIDFDTGMTVLTGETGAGKSIIIDAVGLLVGGRGSIDFIRYGSEKFDLRGIFYMPDLSEEGRNILADNNIPFDDAQLMIVRQLDTNGKNTIKVNGVSMTVSMLKALGTHIVDIHGQNEHQSLMNTSNHIHLLDHFDKHEIAPKLASYQEAYAAYKTAKKQLDSQNLNEQEAAQRVDLLKFQINEIESANLQVGEDQALISERDQLQNFQKIADALGASNNLLSNADLNIIDLVGQVIGELETIRDFDTTYSDFYEQTTGTYYALQDLASSISDQVDQLHYDPNRLDDIIERLAVYKNLSRKYGDDTEAVLIYLDKAKEELKQIENRESNQQKLKDAVKKAQANALALAEDLSKSRKSAISGLVTAIEGQMRALYMEKAKFRVDMFALDELGPYGIDDVAFMIATNLGEPFKPLVKVASGGELSRLMLAMKTIFQNASGVTAIIFDEVDTGVSGRVAQAIATKMFEIALKAQVLCITHLPQVASMADHQLLISKEENSNRTYTNVRLLTNEERIDEVARMLTGSNITAVAKEAAAEQIEEDRQFKANLR, from the coding sequence ATGCTTCAGCATCTTACAATTAAAAATTTTGCAATTATAGAAGATTTAACAATTGATTTTGATACAGGCATGACTGTCCTAACTGGTGAAACAGGTGCCGGGAAGTCCATTATTATTGATGCTGTTGGTTTGTTAGTCGGTGGTCGTGGATCTATAGATTTCATTCGCTATGGTAGCGAGAAATTTGACCTACGAGGAATCTTTTACATGCCTGATTTATCTGAAGAAGGCCGCAATATATTGGCGGATAATAATATTCCTTTCGATGATGCCCAATTGATGATTGTCCGTCAGTTAGATACCAATGGTAAAAATACAATCAAAGTTAATGGCGTATCCATGACTGTTAGCATGCTCAAAGCTTTAGGTACACACATTGTAGATATCCATGGGCAAAATGAGCACCAGTCCTTAATGAACACAAGCAATCATATTCATTTGCTAGATCATTTTGATAAGCATGAAATTGCGCCTAAACTAGCTAGCTACCAAGAAGCTTATGCAGCATATAAAACTGCGAAAAAGCAATTAGATAGTCAAAACCTAAACGAGCAAGAAGCTGCCCAACGCGTTGATTTACTAAAATTCCAAATCAATGAAATTGAATCGGCGAATTTACAAGTGGGCGAAGACCAAGCTTTAATTAGTGAGCGTGACCAATTGCAAAATTTTCAAAAAATTGCTGATGCTTTAGGTGCAAGCAATAATTTGCTGTCTAATGCTGATTTGAATATTATCGATCTAGTTGGTCAAGTCATTGGTGAACTTGAAACCATACGTGATTTTGACACGACTTATAGTGATTTTTATGAACAAACAACGGGGACTTATTATGCCTTACAGGATTTAGCCTCAAGTATTTCAGACCAAGTAGATCAACTGCACTATGATCCTAATCGTTTAGATGATATCATTGAACGATTAGCGGTATATAAAAATCTGTCTCGTAAATATGGGGACGATACTGAAGCCGTTCTAATCTATCTGGACAAGGCGAAAGAAGAGTTGAAGCAGATTGAAAACCGTGAGTCGAATCAACAAAAATTAAAGGATGCAGTAAAAAAAGCGCAAGCAAATGCATTAGCCTTAGCAGAAGATTTATCTAAGAGTAGAAAATCTGCAATATCAGGTTTAGTGACGGCCATTGAAGGGCAGATGCGGGCGCTTTATATGGAGAAAGCCAAATTCCGCGTGGATATGTTTGCCCTGGATGAATTAGGACCCTATGGGATTGACGATGTCGCTTTTATGATTGCCACTAACCTTGGTGAGCCATTTAAGCCGCTTGTTAAGGTCGCATCGGGCGGGGAGTTATCTAGGTTGATGTTAGCAATGAAAACTATTTTCCAAAATGCATCAGGGGTAACTGCAATTATCTTTGATGAGGTGGATACGGGGGTATCTGGGCGTGTGGCTCAGGCTATTGCAACCAAGATGTTTGAAATTGCTCTTAAGGCTCAGGTATTATGTATTACGCATTTACCTCAAGTGGCATCGATGGCTGACCACCAATTGTTAATCTCTAAAGAGGAAAACAGCAACCGTACATATACAAATGTACGATTACTAACAAATGAAGAACGGATAGACGAAGTCGCAAGAATGCTAACGGGTTCTAATATTACGGCAGTTGCCAAGGAAGCAGCGGCTGAACAAATTGAAGAGGACCGACAATTTAAAGCGAACCTTCGCTAA
- the xseA gene encoding exodeoxyribonuclease VII large subunit: protein MSDKNYLTVSQLTQYIATKFEKDPYLHQVYVTGEVSNFRKRAKHQYFSLKDDHAVLSGVMFANAFNQLKFDLEDGMKVLAIGRIGVFNATGRYQLYIDHLEPDGVGALYQRYEQLKKQLTEEGLFHFDPKPIPRYPKNIAIITSPSGAVIRDIITTVKRRYPIVQLTLYPTAVQGKHAADELMKNLERVSAHGDYDTVIIGRGGGSIEDLWPFNEEKVVRAVRKMDIPIISSVGHETDTTLVDFASDQRAATPTAAAEIATPVLSEELIRIQELQAQLYRAQVNRIQYLNQQLLEYQNAYIFRQPLRLYEGHQLKLKNLQAQLVQSQESYLKSQKVAAQHLDQRLNQTSPAITLGNYRTKLQYMQQQLINSQSNQVRSKEYQLQKAMSQLDLLSPLKRMSKGFAYVTSKQEPVNTITKVDIGDPLAIQLADGRITAQITGTDKKQFSKLKGES from the coding sequence TTGTCTGATAAGAATTATTTAACCGTTAGCCAGTTAACGCAATATATCGCCACTAAGTTTGAAAAGGATCCTTATTTACATCAGGTCTACGTAACAGGTGAAGTATCAAACTTTAGAAAACGCGCTAAACATCAGTACTTTTCCTTAAAAGATGACCATGCAGTATTATCTGGGGTCATGTTTGCCAATGCTTTTAACCAGCTGAAATTTGATTTAGAAGATGGGATGAAAGTCTTAGCAATTGGTCGTATCGGTGTTTTTAATGCGACTGGTCGTTACCAGTTGTATATTGACCACCTTGAGCCAGACGGTGTGGGTGCTCTCTACCAACGCTATGAGCAATTAAAGAAACAGTTAACCGAAGAAGGCCTTTTTCATTTTGACCCTAAGCCGATTCCAAGATATCCAAAAAATATCGCAATTATTACATCGCCGTCAGGTGCTGTAATTAGAGATATTATTACAACCGTTAAGCGTCGGTACCCAATTGTACAATTGACCCTGTACCCGACTGCTGTTCAAGGCAAGCACGCTGCTGACGAACTGATGAAGAATTTAGAACGTGTGTCCGCGCACGGTGACTATGATACAGTGATTATTGGCCGCGGTGGTGGATCAATTGAAGACTTGTGGCCTTTCAACGAGGAGAAGGTCGTTCGTGCGGTCCGGAAGATGGACATCCCTATTATTTCCTCAGTCGGCCATGAAACGGATACAACCCTCGTTGACTTTGCCAGCGATCAAAGAGCAGCCACACCAACAGCTGCTGCGGAAATTGCTACACCGGTTTTATCAGAAGAGTTGATTCGCATTCAAGAATTGCAGGCGCAACTATATCGAGCACAGGTTAATCGTATACAATATTTAAATCAGCAATTACTAGAATATCAAAATGCTTATATTTTCCGCCAACCATTGCGGTTATATGAAGGCCACCAATTAAAATTAAAGAACTTACAGGCACAACTGGTTCAGTCGCAGGAAAGCTACTTGAAATCTCAAAAAGTTGCCGCACAGCACTTAGACCAAAGGCTAAACCAAACATCTCCTGCAATTACATTAGGCAATTACCGGACAAAATTACAATACATGCAACAGCAATTGATCAATAGTCAAAGCAACCAGGTAAGGTCTAAGGAATATCAATTGCAAAAAGCGATGTCTCAACTGGATCTTTTATCACCCCTAAAACGGATGAGTAAAGGTTTTGCTTATGTGACAAGTAAACAAGAACCAGTAAATACCATTACAAAAGTGGATATTGGTGATCCATTAGCTATTCAGCTGGCGGATGGCCGAATTACCGCGCAAATTACTGGTACAGACAAAAAACAATTTTCTAAATTAAAAGGAGAATCATAG